In Aythya fuligula isolate bAytFul2 chromosome 19, bAytFul2.pri, whole genome shotgun sequence, one genomic interval encodes:
- the URM1 gene encoding ubiquitin-related modifier 1 encodes MAAPVSLQVEFGGGAELLFDGVKKHQVTLPSQPEPWDIRNLLKWIKTNLLKERPELFMQGESVRPGILVLINDADWELMGELDYKLQDQDNVLFISTLHGG; translated from the exons atggcggcgcccgTGTCGCTGCAGGTGGAGTTCGG aggTGGTGCAGAACTCTTGTTCGATGGTGTTAAAAAGCATCAGGTGACTTTGCCTTCTCAGCCAGAGCCTT GGGATATCAGGAACCTGCTAAAGTGGATCAAAACGAATCTGCTGAAGGAACGGCCGGAATTGTTTATGCAAGGGGAATCTGT GAGGCCAGGAATTTTGGTGCTCATCAACGACGCAGACTGGGAACTAATG GGTGAGCTGGATTACAAACTCCAGGACCAGGATAATGTGCTTTTCATCTCGACATTACACGGCGGGTGA